AAAGTAAAAAGTAAGAGCTCAAGGCATTCGTAAAGGACTATAAATCTAGAGTTTAAGAAGaacttaaaataaatattgaactTCCGCTAAAAGTATACTACGACAGTCATCAACATAACTCATAATTTAGTTCAACGTGACAAAACTAAGCACATTGAAATAGACCGTcactttataaaataaaaattaaatgtcATTCTTATATGTTTATCATTGTATATCATTGTAGCATAAGTCAATAAATTGTATACATTTTCACCAAAAGTTTGTCTATATCCAATTTGAGCATTTTATAGAGAAGTTGGTTATGATAAACATCTATATAACAATTAGAGAAACGGTTAAAATAAtcatattgtttttttatttgttatatatatagtatttttattataaaagtctttcttaaaatttatttttatattttatatttaatcttttattgtaataatattttcttaatattttttttaaaaaaaatgtgaaattgTAATCTCCCTATTTATATGGACTATTgttaaagaataaaataatatttcttgttttttttttcttggtaAAATATCTACCTGCCTTCTACTAAGGAAAGGGGTCGGGTTTGGATGACTTAGGGAATAGGGAGAGAAATTTTCCCTCAAATTTTTTTACTTTCCACCAAGGAAATATGGTGTTAAAATGTTGGAAGATGATTCAGAGAGGGCTAGTAACTCTAGAACTTTACCAGAgataacttaaaaataaaatttattattactaCATAACTTAacattatttcatatattttccaCCAAAAACATAAATTCATGTATAATAATACTCTATCAATTTACAATTTTAAGTTGTTAAAACATTTAAATAGCAAACTTAATCACAATCAATTGAAGTTACCATTAATCTATGTCATGCTCAGATAGAACTAATGTTAGTCTGGTGCTGCatttggaagaatttgaaatttaCTTTCTTTTTTCTTAAATCCCATCATCAAGTGCGCTTTCAAGTTTGCAGGAACTTCAGTTTCCATCAAAGAAAGATACATCCAATCATTCATGAATCAACATGACATTGGATCATAACAAACAAAAATACCAGTTTCAGATAAACATCAACAAATACAAAGACAAGCCATAACCCAATCTACACACCCAAGTGACCCAACGATGTGAAACTTATTATGATAGCTTTCATCTCACAGCTGCTCTAGCACTCATTGATGTGTGATAATTTGTGCTTCTCTGCTTCCGGTAAGATGTATATACATCATCATACTGACTCACTTCATTTGGATCAGCCGTGGCCCCGAGTCCCAATCTTCCCGAGCCACTTGATCCTGGCTTTCTGTCGACACTCCCATCAGCATAGGTCCCTGTCTCTGGATCAATTTGCTGCAAGTTTGGGGGTGGAGGTATGCAAGCGCCTCCCTTTCGTACTTGAGATTCTCTCTCGTATTCTCCATcgtattcatcatcttcatctctcgcATCAGAATTCATAGGACCCTCTGAAGGATTTACTTCTCCAATTTCTTTAAAAAACTTTGATACCCTTTGAAGAATTTCTGATGCTGGTACGGTTGATGGAGGTATCATAGTTGGGATATCCAAAGGGCTCATAGGAGAATATGGAACACCACTACCAATCTGCATCTTTCTAACCATTCCAGGAATGAGCCCGGGTGGGAACAGCGGATATGGAGGCAATTGTTCGCCAGTGCCAGATGATGGAGGAGGCAGTAAATGTGCTCCAGAAGGTTGAACGGAAGATGGTATATTCATTGAACCTGGAAAAGCACTCGGAAGAGCAGAATTTGAAAGAAATTGCTGAGCTGCCATTGATTGCCCCAGAAGCTTATCAGGACGGTCTGGATCAAAGCCAATTGAACCAGAGCCCGCTCTATCAGCCTGCCACTGCTGCACAATATGGTTTGGAGTCTGCAGCATTCCTGCATACGGGAGGGGAGAAGAAATTATAATTTCTATAGTTAAATAATCCAAACATCAAGGAATGAATCTCCCAAGAAAAACTGTTAGAACTGATAGTTCAACTAGTTAAAATTACTTATCACTACCTCGGGTTCTTGTTTTAAGAGATTTTTAGAGATTTTTTTGGTCCTATTTAAGAGAAAATGTCACAACTTTTAAGatgcatttattattttgaagacTTTATTACCCTCAATTAAAATGTTTGTCTTATAGTATTATTGaatacatttaatgtttcacaacTGTCAATAAGGGCGTATTCGATAAAACCTTCAAAAAATAACAAGAATTAATGATTTCGTTGGTTtagatgttttttgttttttcttcttataaTAAGGTTGAGTGATGCCAATAGGCAAGAGCTACATCAGAATACAAAAAGATGAACCAACCGAAAAGTAAAACAAACTCTCTAAGGCATTCGAGAGGCCTTTTCTCTCCCACGCATTATGACTTACAATAGAACTGTTCTCCCCTCCTAATTGACTCCTATTTAACCTCTCCTACTGTAACTAACTTCCATTCTCTAACTTTTGTTGTTGCCTTACTAATAGCTTTGACACATATTTTATTTGGTATAATATACACTTCCTTAACTAATGGACGTGCGACTAACATAAACTTCACACTAATGATAACTAAGAGCACTAAACTAGGTTGTCTGAAAACCAATTCGGTCAGACGATGGTATACTCATATGCAAATGTTACCCTGGTGGCCACTGAGCGACCATGTAATCGCAACAAATGATTCCTTgtcatttattataaataatacttCTTGAAAAGAAAAACACCAAAACCGCTTTCATTGTTTTATGGACAAATTTACAACAAACGACATAACAGATGTTACCCCCACACGCTGAAAGCTGAAAGAAAGCAAGAGACACTTGAGGAAGCATTTTTTACTAAAGTAAGAGGGTCATTTCACGATATATGTTGCTCACGCAATGAAGTATTTCCAAACCAATTGCTATTTTGTATTTTAGAAATCATTCAGTTATCGCAAAAGAAGCAATTCGGTAACTTTTGCATGCCATGACACATAACGCAAAAGAAGAGAAGTTTACCTGCGCCCGAATCTGCTGAAGCAGAGGATAAGTCTTTTGATACGGTAGTAAATGAATTTGTATGTGGCCCACCAATCATCTCGCCCTTCAGTAAAGATATAGTCTCTTGATCAAATACCTCTTTAGAAGCCCAGAACTCCACCATCTGCTGCAATCTTTTCCTATATTCCTCATTGCTTTGTGGGTTGTGATAAATTCTTGCAAGCATGGCGCCTAAAACAGGTTTGAACGCAAGGGCCTCATTGTCAAGATCGTGAAGGCTTGTTCTCCGATTTAAACTGTGAATTAATAGCACAAAGGTCAAGGATGTTAAAAAGCAGAAACATTCATGTTAACATCAATGTCAAGAAGAATATCAATAAGCAGGGGATGAATGATCTTGCCACGCCAAAACTTGCAAACAGTACAGTTGCAGGAAAAAGTTCTATTTAGGTAACATAAATAGATAAGTACTACACTAGAAGCAAATTAACCTCGTACATAACTATTAAGGCATACAAATTACAAGCCTTTGACCTAGAACATAGAAACAAGTAACAAGCCCCAAACAAAATCCACCCTATacattatcaatgaaaaaggcTTTCATGCTTAGGAGTTAAGATGGAAATAgtccattttttttaaatgaagcaAATGAGACTCAGAAGAAAAATCTTTTTACTATATGCACTTGTGCAGAAGAGATAGATGGCAGTTGCAAGTTGCATTGCAACTCCTACTAGACAGCTTTTTAACACCTTTATCCTGTTGTGAAACTAACCCGTCAATCAGGCAAAAACCGTAGGCAGAGATAAATCCATACCAAAAACAGGCTAGTTTTGACACAaccataaaaacaaaaaatacagTGAAAGAGTAATCCATATACTTCCTTGATGATTAGAAGCACAATTTTAAAAGTATATCATATACATAAATCAAACTACATTTCCAGATATGAGCAAAACAATATAGTTGTACACTGAAATGATAACCAACGCTACCTATCAAAGAGAATGTCATTTGCAAGGTATATTATATGTAACTGTCTCTCAACGTCATCCAATGCAAATACCCTATCTCTAAGAGTCTCGGCAAGAGCTGGTGCAAATGGAGCTCTCTGCATGAACCAAAGTTTGGCACCTTTAATGGATTCTTTTGTACCATTCAAATTGTTAAGAACGCTACTCAGCTCCATTGCAACATCAGACGGAAGCGGCCCAGAGAGCCCTTTGAAAGACTTGGATGACTGATCATACTCAGGTCGACCGTGAAGCCCAAACGATTGAGGGTGTTGATGATGGTGTTGTTGATCATAAAACTGTGGGAAGGGAGGCGGGACTAGCATTGAAGGAGAAGATCCAATTCCGGCAGGATTCAATGGAGGACCACTAAGAGATGAGCTCGTCATCGGATTAGGCGGAGGATGGATCATTGCCATGGAAGACGATGGAAATGGTTGGTTGAATGGACCACTCGGCGGTCTACTTGATAACCAAAGCTTAAAACGGTAGTAAGCATGACCCTCCCCGCCAAACAGAAAGCTATAAGAAGGATTATCCCGTTGCTTTTCACAAATCATAGCTTCAAATTCAGGCCCATTTTTCACCGCGTACTCAACAAGTTTATCAATTCGCTTATGAAGCTCGGGATCAGAAGGTGGAGCAACCGGCGGTGGAGCAGAATCAAAAAAAGGCGACGGAACAACATGAGGAGGATAATGAGAAGGAAACGCAGGAGGTGCTTGatgttgctgctgctgctgcTGGAGAAGAATATGAGGAGGAGGAGGGCCATGATGGTGCAGCTGTTGCTGCATTGCATGATGAAAAGGGAACTGCTGCATAGACGGATGCCCAGCACCAGGACCCGGCGGTATAAAAGGCGGACCGTGCATAGCTGAAGGAAACTGCTGATGTTGAGGATGAAATCCAAACTGCTGCTGCTGTTGCATATTAGCAGCCGGTCGCTGCTGCTGAGCATATGCCATAGCAGACGCAGCTGCATAATCATGATTGGGACGTTCCATCAGTATATGGGTGGAATAAACCTCAACCACTCTCTATGAAGAGTATCTACCtacaaacaacaaaagaaaataaaattcattcATTTCATCAATCATAAACAAATAACGTCTCTTACATAATCTAAACCTAACTGACATATGAATTTCAGAAACAAAATTGGCCCAATTAATCTAGCTAGTTAATTGCGGCCAATTGCATCACCATCGCCGCCCTGCGGAGGGGAGTGGCCGCAACACTGTTGCGGCTTCCTCGGATGCATTTCACGAGAACAACACGGCGCGTGTAGCTGCCGTGGCGGAATTGGGTGCCCGATACAGTGaagattaatttaaaaatagaataaacatATGGAGAGAGAAGCGTGAAGAATCATAGTAGATGGAAGAGGAAGTGTGAAGAAGAAATGAAAAGTGAGAGTACGAACCTGCGTCTTGCTTGAATTTCAATGGCGGATGTTAGGTTAAACGAAAGGGGAGACTCAAACTTTGCAGGCtcgatgtatttttattttttattttttttatttggtatGTTTCTCCTTGTATTATTTATTGCATAGTATAACTAATAAACCCGATTTAGTTATtttttaaagggttaaatatacttcaccccctgccaatatagTGAGATTCGGTTTGCCCCCTGAATGATTTTTTTTACcaaacgccccttataaaacTCAAATCATGGATTTACCACTCCTTTTACCACACGAGCTGACTGGGCAATGGAAGACTGGACACGCTGGCGCTGACATGGCTGACCCACCCTCATAAAATTAGGGTTCATCTTTCCCTCTTTCCTTCGTTCACAATTTTCCCAGAAAAGCTATTCCATCGTCTTCCTTCTCTTGCTCCGCTTCCATCATCGCGCCCTGCTCCATCATCGCAAACCCATATTCATTTTCTTCACTCAGCCATCTTCGTCAATCCCATATTAATTTTCTTCAGTCATGGCGGAGAGCAACTCGTATAGCAGTGTCAACTCGTTTCAAAATCCATATTTACCTAAATGTGGCTGTGACAGACCCATGAAATTGTGGGTGGCCAACACGGTTCAAAATCGCAATCGCAAGTTCTGGAAATGTCGCAATGCTGGGGTAAGTATCCTTCTCTATTATCTGGAAAATTGTTCAACATCTGGGAAAATTGTGGAAAGTTGGTCTTTACTAAACAAGCCTTCATTGTGTGTGTGTTTTGCAGTCTGTGAATAGTTGTCAATTGTTCTTGTGGGATGATGAAATCAGAGACCATATCAATGTGCATCGGATGAAACTACCAGAATGTAAAAGATGTGATATACTATCAGTGAAGTTAGAGACCGCAACAAACAAAATTgagaagttgaagaagaagaatgcaAGTCAGACAAGTGTTAATATGAGGCTGAAGAAGACTATTTTGATTCTCTGTTTATTGCTTATTGGCATTGTGTATTACTTAGGTTAACAGCTCTTTGTTTGACATTGTGTATGTTGGTGGCATTTGGATGTATAACCTTGTTGAATTTATGGCAATAAAATGAGTTGTGTTTTATGTCAATTGGAAATGTGTAATTTACATCAATGAAACCTGTCTGTTAACATGATAAAATTGATGAACTAAAACTGAAACTGATGAACTAAAACTGAAACTTTAACATAACAAGTGCACCTTATCAAGGGCATAATTCAGAATACACGTGATAAAATTGTCTTAGCAAACATTAGCTTCTCAAAATAACTGTCTTAGCAGCACA
The Vicia villosa cultivar HV-30 ecotype Madison, WI linkage group LG6, Vvil1.0, whole genome shotgun sequence genome window above contains:
- the LOC131610878 gene encoding uncharacterized protein LOC131610878 — protein: MERPNHDYAAASAMAYAQQQRPAANMQQQQQFGFHPQHQQFPSAMHGPPFIPPGPGAGHPSMQQFPFHHAMQQQLHHHGPPPPHILLQQQQQQHQAPPAFPSHYPPHVVPSPFFDSAPPPVAPPSDPELHKRIDKLVEYAVKNGPEFEAMICEKQRDNPSYSFLFGGEGHAYYRFKLWLSSRPPSGPFNQPFPSSSMAMIHPPPNPMTSSSLSGPPLNPAGIGSSPSMLVPPPFPQFYDQQHHHQHPQSFGLHGRPEYDQSSKSFKGLSGPLPSDVAMELSSVLNNLNGTKESIKGAKLWFMQRAPFAPALAETLRDRVFALDDVERQLHIIYLANDILFDSLNRRTSLHDLDNEALAFKPVLGAMLARIYHNPQSNEEYRKRLQQMVEFWASKEVFDQETISLLKGEMIGGPHTNSFTTVSKDLSSASADSGAGMLQTPNHIVQQWQADRAGSGSIGFDPDRPDKLLGQSMAAQQFLSNSALPSAFPGSMNIPSSVQPSGAHLLPPPSSGTGEQLPPYPLFPPGLIPGMVRKMQIGSGVPYSPMSPLDIPTMIPPSTVPASEILQRVSKFFKEIGEVNPSEGPMNSDARDEDDEYDGEYERESQVRKGGACIPPPPNLQQIDPETGTYADGSVDRKPGSSGSGRLGLGATADPNEVSQYDDVYTSYRKQRSTNYHTSMSARAAVR